Proteins encoded in a region of the Acidobacteriota bacterium genome:
- a CDS encoding S8 family serine peptidase: MSEAKRYILLPAEGFVSEQMRQLSSGKHEQGGRVSLSTMAKKQLPSVAGVDDIHVVDSAAADAPKVVTVPPETARSLRKSPTAYILAPIRTYRPAIRPVTSVRVKNLYTGFSERTSIKISVHDASNDLPLPGVAIVAVLDSITMKGLSRRTGQSGQVTLTFPGTSKRIARLYVYPPHGYWGRFAENVILSDGYRISLNRIDLNTADILRHIYPKRSRNQGKGVRVAVVDSGIDSGHSDLKVSGGANVTDDGKSESEHGPVSDHGTHVAGIIAGRGKQGTGIRGLAPEAELYSYRVFAEGSKTTDTAFIMKAIYRAVQDGCDLINLSLGGGLSDLTLSRAIGYAFENGVLCIAAAGNNRRKEVSYPAWYKRSIAVSALGKKGSFPDDSIDAAEILDPYSTNDGSLFIAAFSNIGYEIDFTGPGVAVVSTVPNNGYAVESGTSMACPAVTAVIAGLLSDNPKILRAEPNLKRTLAIVELVRSAAVAQGFNQRFEGLGLLQF, encoded by the coding sequence ATGAGCGAAGCAAAACGATATATACTGTTGCCAGCCGAAGGGTTTGTTAGTGAACAAATGCGCCAGCTTAGTTCGGGAAAGCACGAACAAGGTGGTCGTGTTTCGTTGAGTACCATGGCGAAAAAGCAGTTGCCCTCTGTTGCCGGAGTGGATGATATCCACGTTGTAGATAGTGCTGCTGCAGATGCGCCTAAGGTGGTTACTGTCCCACCCGAAACTGCCCGCAGTTTGAGGAAGTCTCCAACTGCTTATATTCTTGCTCCGATCAGGACTTATCGACCTGCTATCCGACCAGTCACAAGTGTGCGCGTGAAGAATCTTTACACAGGTTTTAGCGAGCGTACCTCAATCAAAATCTCTGTTCATGATGCAAGTAACGACCTGCCGCTTCCTGGAGTAGCTATTGTCGCTGTCCTCGACTCTATTACCATGAAGGGTCTCTCGCGGCGCACTGGCCAGTCTGGGCAAGTGACGCTGACCTTTCCTGGCACGTCAAAACGAATTGCTAGGCTTTATGTATATCCACCCCATGGGTACTGGGGGCGGTTTGCAGAGAATGTAATTCTCAGTGATGGTTATAGGATTTCACTAAATCGTATAGATTTAAATACTGCGGATATATTGCGGCATATCTACCCCAAACGATCTCGGAATCAAGGAAAAGGCGTTCGAGTTGCGGTTGTTGACTCGGGCATTGATTCTGGACATAGTGACCTCAAAGTTTCTGGCGGTGCTAACGTCACCGACGACGGAAAAAGCGAGAGTGAGCACGGCCCAGTATCTGATCATGGGACCCATGTTGCCGGGATCATTGCGGGGCGAGGGAAGCAAGGGACAGGAATAAGGGGGCTTGCTCCAGAAGCGGAACTCTACAGTTATCGTGTGTTTGCAGAGGGAAGCAAAACAACAGATACAGCATTCATCATGAAGGCCATCTATCGAGCTGTTCAAGATGGCTGCGATTTGATCAATTTGAGCTTAGGTGGTGGACTTTCTGATCTGACACTAAGTCGAGCCATTGGATATGCATTTGAGAATGGAGTACTTTGTATTGCGGCTGCAGGAAACAACCGCAGGAAAGAAGTCTCTTATCCTGCTTGGTATAAACGCTCAATTGCAGTTTCTGCTCTCGGTAAGAAAGGGTCGTTCCCGGATGATAGTATAGATGCAGCAGAAATTCTGGACCCATACTCAACAAATGATGGGAGTCTGTTTATCGCCGCATTTTCTAATATCGGTTATGAGATTGATTTTACTGGCCCTGGAGTTGCAGTTGTTTCCACAGTCCCCAATAATGGGTATGCGGTGGAAAGTGGCACCTCGATGGCTTGCCCAGCAGTGACGGCTGTTATTGCTGGTTTGCTTTCCGACAACCCGAAGATTCTCCGCGCGGAACCGAATTTGAAGCGTACGCTAGCAATTGTTGAACTTGTTAGGAGTGCTGCAGTTGCACAAGGATTCAACCAGAGGTTCGAAGGACTTGGTTTGCTTCAATTTTAA
- a CDS encoding peptidase S10: protein MKRIVPVVMLMVLAVTLVFAQAETQQRGARRGTDQQPQTPPPTATGQAAQGRPAPPPEEKSSVTKGSVRIGGQQINYTATAATYNIKSNDGSPKATFFFVGYTKDDVSDKSKRPLSFVYNGGPGSASSYTHMGLGPRRIVLTDDGFGMPAPYSVVENGDSFLDATDMVFVDAISTGYSRPAPGENTAQFYGVEQDAQWFADFIYQYVTRNERWASPKFLIGESYGTTRSAQLSYTLQRRHQIYLNGVVLLSAVGFGNWGADDRTIFFLPTLISSAWYHKLLAPDLQKLSAAEIAQKARQFAHGEYAAALEKGDEISPAEYQKTVKELARLTALSPKYIEQTNLRINPQRWFKELLRDKRLTVGRIDARFTGIDGDAAGERNEYDPSLASYDGSYVAMFQDYVRRDLKWNTDMFYTLTANVRPWDQGQPGGPAEALRSAMTQQGQLKLLVLCGYYDVATPYNGIEHTLSHMGLEPSIRKNVSFTYYEAGHMMYIEKKSREKLHKDVTSFITGAAKLEAASGGQ from the coding sequence ATGAAACGCATAGTTCCCGTAGTTATGTTGATGGTACTCGCTGTTACTCTGGTGTTCGCTCAAGCCGAAACGCAGCAGCGTGGTGCTCGTCGCGGAACAGACCAGCAACCGCAAACTCCGCCACCCACGGCTACCGGTCAAGCCGCGCAAGGCCGCCCGGCCCCACCGCCAGAAGAAAAAAGCTCTGTCACAAAAGGCAGCGTTCGCATCGGCGGCCAGCAAATCAATTACACCGCAACCGCCGCCACTTACAACATCAAATCCAACGACGGCTCGCCCAAAGCGACGTTCTTTTTCGTGGGCTACACCAAAGACGACGTCAGCGATAAGTCCAAACGCCCACTGTCGTTTGTTTACAACGGCGGGCCGGGTTCTGCGTCTTCATACACGCACATGGGCTTGGGGCCGCGCCGCATCGTGTTGACTGATGATGGTTTCGGCATGCCTGCGCCGTATTCGGTGGTTGAAAACGGAGATTCCTTCCTTGATGCGACGGATATGGTGTTTGTGGATGCGATCTCGACGGGATACAGCCGCCCCGCGCCCGGCGAAAACACGGCGCAATTTTACGGCGTGGAACAAGACGCCCAATGGTTCGCCGATTTCATTTATCAATACGTTACCCGCAATGAACGCTGGGCTTCGCCGAAGTTTTTGATCGGCGAAAGCTACGGCACGACGCGCTCAGCGCAGCTTTCCTATACCTTGCAACGTCGCCATCAAATTTACCTGAACGGCGTTGTGTTACTTTCCGCCGTAGGCTTCGGCAATTGGGGAGCCGATGACCGCACGATTTTCTTTTTGCCGACGCTGATTTCTTCGGCGTGGTATCACAAACTGCTCGCGCCCGACCTGCAAAAACTCAGCGCTGCGGAAATTGCCCAGAAAGCTCGTCAGTTTGCACATGGCGAATACGCCGCCGCCTTGGAAAAAGGCGATGAAATCTCTCCGGCGGAATACCAGAAGACCGTCAAAGAACTGGCTCGACTGACAGCGCTTTCGCCGAAGTACATCGAACAAACCAATTTGCGCATCAACCCGCAACGCTGGTTCAAGGAACTGCTGCGCGACAAACGCCTGACCGTAGGCCGCATTGATGCACGCTTTACGGGAATTGACGGCGACGCTGCCGGGGAGCGGAACGAATATGATCCCAGCCTGGCTTCGTACGACGGTTCGTACGTGGCGATGTTTCAGGATTACGTGCGCCGCGACCTGAAATGGAATACGGATATGTTTTACACCCTTACCGCCAACGTGCGTCCCTGGGATCAAGGCCAACCCGGCGGCCCCGCCGAAGCATTGCGTTCCGCCATGACGCAGCAAGGCCAGTTGAAGCTGCTTGTGTTGTGCGGGTATTACGACGTAGCGACTCCATACAACGGCATCGAACACACCCTGTCGCACATGGGCCTGGAACCTTCAATTCGTAAAAACGTCAGCTTCACGTATTACGAAGCCGGCCACATGATGTACATCGAAAAGAAATCGCGCGAAAAACTGCATAAGGACGTCACCAGCTTTATTACTGGTGCCGCCAAACTTGAAGCGGCGAGTGGCGGGCAATAA
- a CDS encoding GHMP kinase — protein sequence MFRITHGSTLGLPDVEAFLHTLNTVEQNPATRGLFDPAGEIIVARAPGRLDVMGGIADYSGSLVLEMPIREATFVALQRASDRQLKLVSLSEDSTEALHFEMPLADFDHAGEPISYETARSYFKRDPAQHWAAYVAGVFLVLMRERGAQFTEGARLLIASRVPQGKGVSSSAALEVATMNAVANAFGISLAPRETALLCQKVENLVAGAPCGVMDQMTSVWGETNQLLALLCQPAELQSAVSIPDEISFWGIDSGIRHAVTGSDYGSVRVGAFMGYRMIAELAGLPVTDGDPVQIVDLRWSGYLSNLTPSQFEQMYAEKLPERISGAEFLARYGGTTDAITRVEPDRSYAVRVPTGHPIYEHHRVRLFAELLSARITERQLAERGLACLGELMYQSHASYSACGLGSTATDRLVELAREAGPSEGIYGAKITGGGSGGTVAVFGRREAAPAIVRIAERYAGEAGYQPYIFSGSSPGGATFGHLRLRPNEF from the coding sequence ATGTTCCGAATAACGCACGGTTCCACGTTGGGTTTGCCTGATGTCGAAGCTTTCCTGCACACGCTGAACACAGTTGAGCAGAATCCGGCGACTCGTGGATTGTTTGATCCCGCGGGAGAAATAATTGTCGCTCGCGCGCCGGGACGGTTGGATGTAATGGGAGGCATTGCGGATTACTCCGGCTCGCTGGTGCTGGAAATGCCGATTCGTGAAGCGACCTTTGTTGCGTTGCAGCGCGCTTCGGATCGTCAGTTGAAACTCGTTAGCTTGTCTGAGGATTCAACGGAAGCGTTACATTTTGAAATGCCGCTGGCGGATTTTGATCACGCAGGTGAACCCATCTCTTACGAAACCGCGCGCAGCTATTTCAAACGCGACCCGGCGCAGCATTGGGCGGCGTACGTCGCTGGAGTCTTTCTGGTATTGATGCGGGAACGCGGCGCGCAATTCACGGAAGGCGCGCGGCTGTTGATTGCTTCGCGCGTGCCGCAGGGCAAAGGCGTTAGTTCTTCCGCCGCACTGGAAGTCGCCACGATGAATGCCGTGGCCAACGCGTTTGGCATTTCGCTGGCTCCGCGCGAAACGGCGTTGTTATGCCAGAAAGTCGAAAACCTGGTGGCCGGAGCGCCGTGCGGCGTGATGGATCAAATGACTTCTGTGTGGGGCGAAACGAATCAATTGCTGGCGCTGTTGTGCCAACCGGCGGAATTGCAATCGGCGGTTTCCATTCCGGACGAAATCAGTTTTTGGGGCATTGATTCCGGCATTCGCCACGCGGTAACCGGTTCGGATTATGGTTCGGTGCGCGTCGGCGCGTTTATGGGCTATCGCATGATTGCGGAATTAGCCGGATTGCCTGTGACCGATGGCGATCCCGTTCAAATTGTGGATTTGCGCTGGTCGGGATACCTGTCCAATTTGACGCCGTCACAATTTGAGCAAATGTATGCTGAGAAACTGCCCGAACGAATCAGCGGAGCCGAGTTCCTTGCTCGCTACGGCGGAACCACTGACGCCATCACGCGTGTTGAACCTGACCGCAGCTATGCCGTGCGCGTTCCTACGGGGCATCCGATTTACGAACACCATCGTGTGCGGTTGTTTGCGGAATTGCTCAGCGCACGCATCACCGAACGGCAACTGGCCGAGCGCGGGTTGGCATGCCTGGGTGAGCTGATGTATCAATCGCACGCCAGTTATTCGGCTTGTGGGCTGGGTTCGACGGCTACGGATCGTTTGGTTGAACTGGCGCGCGAAGCCGGTCCATCCGAAGGAATTTACGGAGCCAAAATCACGGGCGGAGGCAGCGGCGGAACTGTTGCTGTGTTTGGTCGTCGTGAAGCCGCCCCAGCGATTGTACGCATCGCCGAACGATATGCGGGCGAAGCGGGCTATCAACCGTACATCTTTTCCGGCTCTTCACCCGGCGGCGCAACCTTTGGCCATCTGCGATTGCGCCCCAATGAATTCTGA
- the galT gene encoding galactose-1-phosphate uridylyltransferase, whose protein sequence is MVWEERWHPLREEWIIVAAHRQNRPWSGETVENAAAEIPEYVPDCYLCPGNARVSGKRNDEYTDIFVFDNDHPCVGFDAPQPLTPPAGIYRNKPATGIARVVCYSPKHNLTLTELSVNEIANLLRVWRQQYLELGSHPEINHILFFENKGEVVGVSNPHPHCQIYATNFVFKTIETEARVSARHLAETGRVLFQDILQAEREDGRRIIFENDLAIVFLPYFARYAYEAYVAPKQTHSSLATMSDAELGDFAAALKCLLVKFDNLWRTPFPYVMALHQAPTDGGDYRGFHFHIEFHPPLRRPNLLKYLAGPEIGGGNFLSDTAPEEKAAELRAQSEVHYKQCSE, encoded by the coding sequence ATGGTTTGGGAAGAACGATGGCATCCGCTGCGCGAAGAATGGATCATTGTCGCGGCTCACAGGCAAAACCGTCCCTGGAGCGGCGAAACGGTGGAAAATGCCGCGGCGGAAATTCCGGAATATGTGCCGGATTGTTATCTGTGTCCGGGAAACGCGCGCGTCAGCGGCAAACGGAACGATGAATACACAGACATTTTCGTGTTCGACAACGATCACCCCTGCGTGGGATTTGACGCGCCGCAACCTTTAACGCCGCCCGCCGGCATTTACCGCAACAAACCGGCAACAGGAATTGCGCGCGTGGTGTGTTACAGCCCCAAACACAACCTGACTTTGACGGAACTCAGCGTCAACGAAATTGCCAATCTATTGCGCGTCTGGCGACAGCAATATCTGGAACTCGGCAGCCACCCGGAAATCAATCACATCCTGTTTTTTGAAAACAAAGGCGAAGTGGTTGGCGTGTCCAATCCGCATCCGCATTGCCAGATTTACGCGACCAACTTTGTGTTCAAAACCATCGAAACCGAAGCCCGCGTTTCCGCCCGGCATCTGGCTGAAACCGGGCGGGTGCTGTTCCAGGACATTCTGCAAGCCGAACGCGAAGACGGACGCCGCATCATTTTTGAAAACGATTTGGCCATTGTCTTTTTGCCGTACTTTGCGCGTTACGCCTATGAAGCCTATGTTGCGCCGAAACAGACGCATTCCAGTCTGGCCACGATGAGCGACGCGGAACTCGGCGATTTTGCCGCCGCGCTGAAATGCTTGCTGGTGAAATTCGACAATCTGTGGCGCACGCCGTTTCCGTACGTAATGGCGCTGCACCAGGCGCCCACGGATGGCGGCGATTATCGCGGATTTCATTTTCACATCGAATTTCATCCGCCGTTGCGGCGTCCGAATTTGCTCAAATACCTGGCTGGCCCGGAAATCGGGGGCGGCAACTTTTTGAGCGATACCGCGCCCGAAGAAAAAGCCGCCGAATTGCGCGCCCAATCGGAGGTTCATTACAAACAATGTTCCGAATAA
- a CDS encoding glycoside hydrolase family 127 protein, translated as MPPTRKVLFSIAFASLLIASFAQAQQRKLAISPAVPDVARPLPLSAVRLTGVPLKHAQDLDAEYLLKLEPDRMLAFYRKRAGLEPKAQAYGGWDGDGKNLTGHICGHYLSGVSMMYAATGDARFKERVDYIVRELQEVQDKYGDGYLGALANGREQFDEVAKGNIRSAAFDLNGLWSPWYVLHKTFAGLRDAYRYADNRTALELETKFAAWAENVLAKLDDAQTQKMLNTEFGGMPEVLADLYADTGDKRWLVLSHRFDHRAVLDPLANHQDVLPYLHGNTQVPKIQGSLVRYAYTGDKADGDAAQFFWETVVKHHSFATGGHGKDEYFGPPDELSERIDGRTAETCNVYNMIKMTRKLFALHPDMEYAEFHERALFNHILGSMDDQDGRTCYMVPVGRGVQHEYQDMFRDFTCCVGSGMESHALHGEGLYYESFSKTDGDKLWVNLYAPSTATWETAGATLTMDTNFPEGETATLKFTLAAAKQFTLALRRPSWAGEGFTVKVNGQTAKQVSAPGTYVELKRKWKSGDAVTLTLPKTLRLEPLPDNPHVTAILWGPLVLAADLGPERERRRGRTDGQTGGQTISIPSFVTAESSLSAWIKAATDKPGVFRTNSIGRVTNSAPGQTVELTPFYRLHRRTYSIYFDLFTPAEWEKRAAALLAEQEHQRKLEAATIAYVEPGEVYFERDFNQQGEESSPQRVAGRPGRSARKWFSYDVPVDAAHPLKLIATYHGEERATRTFDILVDGSRIGQQRIERHRPGSATKSFFDVEYAIPAAVVNGKQKVTVRFQATGGNEIAGVFGVRVVRTDN; from the coding sequence ATGCCGCCAACCAGAAAGGTGCTCTTTTCAATCGCCTTTGCAAGCTTACTCATCGCATCGTTCGCTCAAGCACAGCAACGCAAGCTGGCGATTTCCCCTGCCGTTCCTGATGTTGCGCGTCCGCTGCCGCTTTCCGCCGTGCGGTTGACGGGAGTGCCGCTCAAACACGCGCAGGATTTGGACGCCGAATATCTGCTCAAACTCGAACCGGATCGGATGCTGGCGTTTTATCGCAAACGCGCCGGGCTGGAACCGAAAGCGCAAGCCTACGGCGGATGGGATGGCGACGGGAAAAATCTGACCGGCCACATCTGTGGCCATTACCTGTCCGGCGTGAGCATGATGTATGCCGCAACGGGCGACGCGCGGTTCAAAGAGCGCGTGGATTACATCGTCCGCGAATTGCAAGAAGTGCAGGACAAATATGGCGACGGGTACCTGGGCGCGCTGGCAAACGGACGCGAACAGTTCGACGAAGTCGCCAAAGGAAACATTCGCTCAGCGGCCTTTGACCTGAATGGTTTGTGGTCGCCGTGGTACGTGCTGCACAAAACCTTTGCCGGATTGCGCGATGCCTATCGGTACGCGGACAATCGCACGGCGCTGGAACTGGAAACCAAATTCGCGGCTTGGGCGGAAAACGTTCTGGCAAAACTCGACGATGCGCAAACCCAGAAAATGCTCAACACGGAATTCGGCGGCATGCCTGAAGTGTTGGCCGATTTATACGCCGACACGGGTGACAAACGCTGGCTGGTGTTGTCGCATCGGTTCGATCATCGCGCAGTGCTCGATCCGCTGGCGAATCATCAGGACGTTCTGCCGTACCTGCACGGCAACACGCAGGTTCCCAAGATTCAAGGTTCGCTGGTGCGATATGCCTACACGGGCGACAAAGCCGATGGCGATGCCGCACAGTTTTTCTGGGAAACGGTCGTCAAACATCACAGTTTCGCCACCGGAGGCCACGGCAAAGACGAATACTTCGGCCCGCCGGATGAACTCAGCGAACGGATTGACGGGCGAACGGCGGAAACCTGCAACGTGTACAATATGATCAAGATGACGCGAAAATTGTTCGCGCTTCATCCCGATATGGAGTACGCCGAATTTCATGAACGCGCGTTGTTCAACCACATTCTAGGTTCGATGGACGATCAGGATGGACGCACGTGTTACATGGTTCCGGTCGGACGCGGCGTACAGCACGAATACCAGGATATGTTCCGCGATTTCACCTGCTGCGTCGGGTCGGGAATGGAAAGCCACGCGCTGCACGGCGAAGGGTTGTATTACGAATCGTTCAGCAAAACCGATGGCGATAAGTTATGGGTGAATTTGTACGCGCCTTCGACGGCAACTTGGGAAACCGCTGGCGCAACCCTGACGATGGACACCAACTTTCCCGAAGGCGAAACAGCAACCCTGAAATTCACGCTCGCAGCAGCAAAACAATTCACGCTTGCATTGCGCAGGCCTTCATGGGCGGGCGAAGGCTTCACCGTCAAAGTCAACGGCCAGACAGCCAAACAAGTCTCTGCACCGGGGACGTATGTCGAACTCAAACGCAAATGGAAAAGCGGCGACGCGGTCACCTTGACGCTGCCCAAAACCTTGCGATTGGAACCGCTGCCCGACAATCCGCACGTCACGGCGATTCTGTGGGGCCCGTTGGTGCTGGCTGCGGATTTAGGGCCGGAACGCGAACGCCGTCGTGGACGAACTGACGGACAAACCGGTGGGCAAACCATCAGCATTCCTTCCTTTGTCACGGCGGAATCATCCTTGTCCGCCTGGATCAAAGCGGCGACGGATAAACCCGGCGTATTTCGCACCAACAGCATAGGTCGCGTAACGAACTCCGCGCCAGGGCAAACTGTCGAACTGACGCCGTTTTATCGGTTGCATCGCCGCACCTATTCGATTTATTTCGATTTGTTCACGCCTGCGGAATGGGAGAAGAGAGCCGCTGCCTTGCTGGCCGAACAGGAACACCAGCGCAAGCTTGAAGCCGCGACCATCGCTTACGTCGAACCGGGCGAAGTCTACTTCGAGCGGGATTTCAACCAGCAAGGCGAGGAGTCTTCGCCGCAACGCGTTGCGGGTCGTCCTGGACGCAGCGCGCGCAAATGGTTTTCGTACGATGTGCCGGTGGACGCCGCGCATCCGCTGAAATTGATTGCGACATATCACGGCGAAGAGCGCGCGACGCGTACGTTTGACATTCTGGTGGACGGCTCGCGCATCGGCCAACAGCGCATCGAACGCCATCGCCCCGGCAGCGCGACCAAAAGCTTTTTCGACGTTGAGTACGCAATTCCGGCGGCGGTTGTGAACGGCAAACAAAAGGTGACAGTACGATTCCAGGCAACCGGCGGCAACGAAATCGCAGGGGTTTTTGGCGTTCGCGTTGTCCGCACTGATAATTAA
- a CDS encoding xanthine dehydrogenase family protein molybdopterin-binding subunit, producing MNDRLNELAEYEIEPERYELMAAPAYQFELPRRDFFKALGCGVLIVFAFSEAEAQQESGGGRRRGGSSQPQEIGAWLHVGETGAVTVYTGKVEVGQGIRTSLAQIVAEELRVPINAIQMVMGDTDLTPYDAGTFGSQTTPSMNPRLRRAAAAAREALLDLAAESLKADRSALVAADGKITNPATKRNISYGQLTKGQKLMKAIADNVPLTAREQWKVAGQPIHRVNARDIVTGKHRYTSDIKRPEMLFGKVLRPIANGATLVSLDAKATESIPGVTVVRDGDFVGVTAPSAQMAKRALEALRAEWKTTPQPSAKEIFDYFKQNVSQSSGGGGNNVRGSMADGLAAAQHKLEQRYTVAYIAHAPLEPRAAVAEWQGDKLTVWTGTQRPFGVRSELANAFHIPEERIRVIMPDTGSGYGGKHSGEAAVEAARLAKAAGKPVKLVWTREEEFAWAYFRPAGLIEITSGADKDGKLTAWEFHNYNSGTAGIRPVYDIPNQKVEFHNVHSPLRQGSYRALASTANHFAREVHLDELAEQLKLDPLEFRLRNLKDERLRAVLEAAAKTFGWGKSKPAAGHGFGIAGGFEKAGYVANCVEVVVTNGKVKLVRVVTAFECGTIINPDGLKHQVEGSIIQGIGGALFEAIDFADGKVLNPRFSRYRVPRFSDLPKLETVLLDRKDLPSAGAGECPIVALAPAISGAVFMATGQRLRSLPMAPNGLTA from the coding sequence ATGAACGACAGGTTGAATGAACTGGCGGAATACGAAATTGAGCCAGAGCGTTATGAGTTGATGGCTGCGCCTGCTTATCAGTTTGAATTGCCTCGCCGCGATTTTTTCAAAGCTCTTGGGTGCGGTGTATTGATTGTGTTTGCGTTCAGCGAAGCCGAAGCGCAGCAGGAATCCGGCGGCGGTCGGAGGCGCGGCGGCAGTTCTCAGCCGCAGGAAATCGGCGCGTGGTTGCACGTGGGCGAAACCGGCGCGGTCACAGTTTACACCGGCAAAGTCGAAGTTGGGCAGGGCATTCGCACGTCGCTGGCGCAAATCGTTGCCGAAGAGTTGCGCGTGCCAATCAACGCCATTCAGATGGTGATGGGCGATACGGATTTGACGCCGTATGACGCCGGAACCTTTGGCAGCCAGACAACGCCCAGCATGAATCCGCGATTGCGCCGAGCCGCTGCTGCTGCGCGCGAAGCCTTGCTGGATTTGGCTGCCGAATCGCTCAAAGCCGACCGCAGCGCGTTGGTTGCCGCAGACGGCAAAATCACGAATCCGGCGACCAAACGCAATATCAGTTACGGCCAATTGACCAAAGGGCAGAAACTGATGAAAGCCATCGCCGACAACGTGCCGCTCACCGCACGCGAACAGTGGAAGGTCGCTGGGCAACCGATTCATCGTGTCAATGCCCGCGACATTGTCACCGGCAAACATCGCTACACATCAGACATCAAACGACCGGAGATGCTGTTTGGCAAAGTGCTGCGTCCGATTGCCAACGGCGCAACGCTTGTTTCGCTCGACGCAAAAGCAACGGAAAGTATACCGGGCGTGACCGTGGTGCGCGACGGAGATTTCGTCGGCGTGACTGCGCCGAGCGCACAAATGGCCAAACGCGCGCTGGAAGCGTTGCGCGCCGAATGGAAAACGACGCCGCAACCGTCGGCCAAGGAAATCTTCGATTACTTCAAACAAAACGTAAGCCAGTCATCAGGCGGAGGCGGCAACAACGTGCGCGGTTCGATGGCTGACGGTTTGGCAGCGGCGCAGCACAAACTGGAACAGCGGTACACCGTTGCTTACATTGCGCACGCCCCGCTGGAACCGCGCGCAGCCGTCGCCGAATGGCAAGGCGACAAGCTGACCGTGTGGACGGGAACGCAGCGACCATTCGGCGTGCGCAGCGAATTGGCCAACGCTTTTCACATCCCGGAAGAGCGCATCCGCGTGATCATGCCCGACACCGGTTCCGGGTACGGCGGCAAACACTCTGGCGAGGCAGCGGTCGAAGCCGCGCGATTGGCCAAAGCCGCAGGCAAGCCGGTCAAGCTGGTGTGGACGCGCGAAGAAGAATTTGCCTGGGCGTATTTTCGTCCTGCCGGTTTGATCGAAATCACCAGCGGCGCAGACAAAGACGGCAAACTGACCGCGTGGGAATTTCACAATTACAACTCTGGTACGGCGGGCATTCGTCCCGTGTACGACATTCCGAATCAGAAAGTGGAGTTTCACAATGTGCATTCGCCGCTGCGTCAAGGATCGTATCGGGCGCTGGCTTCAACGGCAAATCACTTTGCCCGCGAAGTGCATCTGGACGAATTAGCCGAACAATTGAAACTCGATCCGCTGGAATTCCGGTTGCGCAATTTGAAAGACGAACGACTGCGCGCCGTGCTGGAAGCGGCGGCGAAAACCTTTGGTTGGGGCAAATCCAAACCGGCGGCGGGTCACGGATTTGGCATCGCGGGCGGGTTTGAGAAAGCAGGTTACGTCGCCAATTGCGTCGAAGTCGTTGTCACCAATGGAAAGGTGAAATTGGTTCGCGTGGTGACGGCGTTTGAATGTGGGACGATTATCAACCCCGATGGGCTGAAACATCAGGTTGAAGGTTCGATCATTCAAGGCATCGGCGGCGCGCTGTTCGAAGCGATTGATTTCGCCGACGGCAAAGTCTTGAATCCGCGCTTTTCGCGGTATCGCGTGCCGCGATTCAGCGACCTGCCAAAACTGGAAACCGTGCTGCTGGATCGCAAAGATTTGCCTTCGGCAGGCGCGGGCGAATGCCCAATTGTGGCGCTGGCACCGGCCATCAGCGGAGCGGTTTTCATGGCGACGGGGCAGCGGCTGCGTTCGTTGCCGATGGCGCCGAATGGATTGACTGCATAA
- a CDS encoding (2Fe-2S)-binding protein — translation MKTIELRINGTRHRVVTDTDRSLLSVLRDDLDLTGTKYGCGEGQCGACTVLIDGQAARSCLTEVGLVAGKQITTIEGLEQSGRLHPLQQAFLDEDAMQCGYCISGMLMTGAGLLKKNPQPTEAEILHAMEGNICRCGSHPRILAAVRRAASRETAQKGGAQ, via the coding sequence ATGAAAACGATTGAGCTACGCATCAACGGAACCCGGCATCGCGTGGTGACGGATACAGACCGCAGCTTGCTCAGTGTGCTGCGCGACGATCTGGATTTGACCGGCACGAAATACGGTTGTGGCGAAGGACAATGTGGCGCTTGCACTGTGTTGATTGACGGCCAGGCGGCGCGTTCATGTTTGACGGAAGTCGGTCTGGTCGCCGGAAAACAAATCACGACCATTGAAGGCTTGGAACAAAGTGGGCGGCTGCATCCGTTGCAGCAAGCTTTTTTGGACGAAGACGCCATGCAATGCGGCTATTGCATTTCCGGCATGCTGATGACCGGCGCGGGGTTGCTCAAAAAGAATCCGCAACCGACCGAAGCCGAAATTCTGCACGCGATGGAAGGAAACATCTGCCGTTGCGGCAGTCATCCGCGAATCCTGGCAGCGGTGCGGCGCGCTGCCAGCCGCGAAACCGCGCAGAAAGGTGGTGCGCAATGA